Proteins from a genomic interval of Amycolatopsis sp. cg13:
- a CDS encoding IniB N-terminal domain-containing protein codes for MDSVQTLHDFTLTLLQDPSALAAFGQDPQAALAAAGLGDISAADVNEVAPLVLDYVPVDHLASLGHLPQAGDLTTALGDGPQGAIEQLQALTASLGGAAASAGAPQLPGLGELPAVPGLGELPGLGELPGAGALPGAGALPAVGDLPVVSDVAGASALPTAGDLPGLGELPAVPGLGELPGVGQLPGLGELPGAGSLPGVGSLPGVGDVASALPVAGELPSVPAVPGLPAAPALPAVPGVGDVQNAAASVTALVQNPTSALALGNDLANGLDSSAVAQASGQAAAAADGAVSQVQHVGGELAAASPVNVSDLPVANSGAQVADHATEAGGGIAGHVSDAVGTVTDNVGSLSNTLSANGLNHAVNGVTQQAHSLMSHGDAERSDAATETHTGTDAGVGMVHDTVSTVSDLGHQGLGLDLHAGAETSHGGGELHISL; via the coding sequence ATGGATTCGGTGCAGACTCTGCACGACTTCACGCTCACCTTGCTCCAAGACCCGTCCGCGCTCGCCGCTTTCGGCCAGGACCCGCAGGCCGCGCTGGCCGCTGCCGGGCTGGGCGACATCAGCGCCGCCGACGTGAACGAGGTCGCGCCGCTGGTGCTCGACTACGTACCGGTGGACCACCTGGCCTCTCTCGGCCACCTGCCCCAGGCGGGCGACCTGACCACTGCGCTTGGCGACGGTCCGCAGGGCGCGATCGAGCAGCTGCAGGCGCTCACCGCTTCGCTCGGCGGCGCGGCCGCCTCCGCGGGTGCGCCTCAGCTGCCGGGTCTCGGCGAGCTCCCGGCGGTGCCGGGCTTGGGTGAGCTGCCCGGTCTCGGCGAGCTGCCGGGCGCGGGTGCGCTGCCGGGCGCGGGTGCGCTGCCGGCCGTCGGCGACCTGCCCGTCGTCAGCGACGTGGCCGGTGCTTCGGCGCTGCCGACCGCTGGTGACCTGCCGGGCCTTGGCGAACTGCCGGCGGTGCCGGGTCTGGGCGAGCTCCCGGGCGTTGGCCAGCTGCCGGGTCTCGGCGAGCTGCCGGGTGCCGGTTCGCTTCCGGGCGTTGGCTCGCTGCCGGGTGTCGGCGACGTCGCCAGCGCTCTGCCGGTGGCCGGCGAGCTGCCGTCGGTTCCGGCTGTGCCGGGGCTCCCGGCTGCTCCGGCGCTGCCCGCGGTGCCGGGTGTCGGCGACGTGCAGAACGCTGCCGCGTCGGTCACCGCGCTGGTGCAGAACCCGACCAGTGCACTCGCCCTGGGCAACGACCTGGCCAACGGGCTGGACTCCAGCGCCGTCGCGCAGGCGAGCGGACAGGCGGCCGCTGCGGCTGACGGCGCCGTCTCGCAGGTGCAGCACGTCGGCGGCGAGCTCGCCGCGGCTTCGCCGGTCAACGTCAGCGACCTGCCGGTCGCGAACTCCGGTGCGCAGGTCGCCGATCACGCGACCGAGGCTGGCGGCGGGATCGCCGGGCACGTCAGCGACGCTGTCGGGACTGTCACCGACAACGTCGGCAGCCTGAGCAACACGCTCAGCGCCAATGGCCTGAACCACGCTGTCAACGGCGTGACCCAGCAGGCGCACTCGCTCATGTCGCACGGCGACGCCGAGCGTTCCGACGCCGCGACCGAGACGCACACCGGGACCGACGCTGGCGTCGGCATGGTGCACGACACCGTCTCGACGGTTTCCGACCTCGGGCACCAGGGCCTCGGCCTTGACCTGCACGCCGGTGCGGAGACCTCGCACGGCGGCGGTGAGCTGCACATTTCCCTCTGA
- a CDS encoding pyridoxamine 5'-phosphate oxidase family protein, producing MTLDEGFRQFWTERRLASLTTVRPNGTPHVVAVGVTVDFEQGLARVIASGTSYKARLIRAAGETGLGAAVCQFEGRTWSTLEGRIRLLDDVASVRDAEERYAQRYRQPRENPQRVVLELTIGRVLGNA from the coding sequence ATGACACTCGACGAGGGCTTCCGCCAGTTCTGGACCGAACGGCGGCTCGCGTCGCTCACGACGGTGCGCCCGAACGGAACGCCGCACGTGGTCGCGGTGGGGGTGACGGTCGACTTCGAACAGGGCCTCGCCCGCGTGATCGCCTCCGGGACGTCGTACAAGGCCCGCCTCATCCGCGCCGCCGGCGAAACGGGACTGGGCGCCGCGGTGTGCCAGTTCGAGGGCCGGACCTGGTCCACGCTGGAAGGCCGAATCCGCCTCCTCGACGATGTTGCTTCAGTCCGCGACGCCGAAGAGCGCTACGCCCAGCGATACCGGCAGCCGCGCGAAAACCCGCAACGAGTCGTCCTGGAACTCACCATCGGACGGGTGCTGGGCAACGCCTGA
- a CDS encoding GTPase translates to MVEDVRALLADACAYYRDSPRASALLGEALDHLDEPLRVSIGGTAGTGKSTLAAALGDWPTRALRDLEFLDAPHPSTLTDASVRLLRHLEPDQLATLRPTAPSAFARQTAVDTILVLARADETGAGRIDALLTAKQIARRAWREDPLCSGFQGVIAVAAQLAYGARAFTDDEFELLAAFAAVPREELERYLLSVDSFTDPAFPGPVSVETRRSLVVRFGLFGVKLALTLIRTGCDDRVKLSTELVRRSGLGELRDTIAGCFAARADALRARTALIRLETVLNAEPRPHSDRLAARVERFSAGAHDFRELRLIADIRGGRTALAGESAEEAVRLLGAEGTEPEERLGLAAGTDPREMYEAGLDAVMRWRHEAERPDRTLAERAAAQVVVRSAEGLLAQFV, encoded by the coding sequence GTGGTTGAGGACGTTCGGGCGCTTCTGGCGGATGCTTGTGCGTACTACCGCGACAGTCCGCGGGCTTCGGCGTTGCTGGGAGAAGCGCTTGATCATCTTGACGAGCCGCTTCGGGTGAGCATCGGCGGAACTGCGGGGACGGGGAAGTCCACGTTGGCTGCGGCGTTGGGCGATTGGCCGACGCGGGCGTTGCGGGATCTGGAGTTTCTCGATGCACCGCATCCGTCGACGCTCACTGACGCATCCGTACGGCTGCTGCGCCATCTTGAGCCCGATCAGTTGGCGACGCTGCGTCCGACAGCACCTTCAGCGTTCGCGCGGCAGACGGCCGTCGACACGATCCTTGTGCTTGCGCGCGCGGATGAGACTGGCGCGGGGCGGATTGACGCACTGCTTACCGCGAAGCAGATTGCGCGGCGCGCGTGGCGCGAAGATCCGCTGTGCAGCGGATTCCAGGGCGTGATCGCAGTGGCGGCGCAGCTTGCGTACGGGGCGCGCGCGTTCACTGATGACGAGTTTGAGCTTCTCGCTGCCTTCGCTGCTGTACCGCGTGAGGAGTTGGAGCGGTATCTGCTGTCGGTGGATTCGTTTACTGATCCGGCGTTTCCGGGGCCCGTGTCGGTCGAGACGCGACGGTCGCTGGTGGTGCGTTTCGGGCTGTTCGGGGTCAAGCTGGCGCTGACGTTGATCCGGACCGGCTGTGACGACCGGGTGAAGCTGTCGACGGAACTGGTGCGGCGTAGTGGTCTTGGCGAACTTCGCGACACTATTGCGGGGTGTTTCGCTGCGCGCGCGGATGCGTTGCGTGCGCGGACGGCGTTGATTCGGCTGGAGACTGTATTGAACGCGGAGCCTCGGCCGCACAGCGATCGCCTTGCGGCGCGGGTTGAGCGGTTTTCGGCTGGTGCGCATGACTTTCGCGAGTTGCGGCTGATCGCGGACATTCGCGGCGGGCGTACCGCGCTGGCGGGTGAGTCGGCGGAAGAAGCTGTGCGGCTGCTCGGCGCGGAGGGGACGGAGCCAGAGGAGCGGCTAGGGCTTGCGGCGGGTACGGATCCGCGCGAGATGTACGAAGCCGGTCTTGACGCGGTGATGCGATGGCGGCATGAGGCGGAGCGTCCGGACCGGACGCTGGCGGAGCGGGCGGCGGCGCAGGTTGTGGTGCGCAGTGCGGAAGGGTTGCTGGCGCAGTTCGTTTGA
- a CDS encoding molecular chaperone DnaK, producing MPYVLGIDLGAARTHAALRRRQGDRWDDPEPLWLGETSPATATALFLDDEGYLLTGDAAAQAGAAVPSRLITGFHRRVGDDVPVFIGSEPFTPESLTTVFVEGIADVAASQTGGPPRQLVVTHPGDWGGYRRDLLRQSLAESGFNAVTLVPSAVAALYAHLPEPGAGDRTAAVCEFGPDGVTVTLATASGASGWIARTSTEGVAPSAAVTTAFGLAQAANVTPESLAGIVFCGEPSQGVRPGRLPCPFFAGPQPADTAAIGAGILASQRTRPLARREAPAPETTLLPRVDREPELPERPERPPVEITPFTLPEPEGAAKLMRRWRPLAAAAAVLAVSSSILIAVLTSHEATADKEPASPRPPVLSSCAHPATAPSGEGHC from the coding sequence GTGCCCTACGTGCTCGGCATCGACCTCGGCGCTGCCCGGACCCACGCCGCGCTCCGCCGCAGGCAAGGTGACCGGTGGGACGATCCCGAGCCGTTGTGGCTGGGCGAGACGTCTCCGGCGACCGCGACCGCGCTCTTCCTCGACGACGAGGGCTACCTGCTCACCGGCGATGCGGCCGCGCAAGCCGGCGCCGCCGTGCCGTCCCGGCTGATCACCGGATTCCACCGCCGTGTCGGGGACGATGTGCCGGTCTTCATCGGCAGCGAACCGTTCACGCCGGAATCCTTGACGACAGTCTTCGTCGAAGGCATCGCCGACGTCGCGGCCAGCCAGACCGGCGGGCCGCCGCGCCAGCTCGTCGTCACCCACCCCGGTGACTGGGGCGGTTACCGACGCGACCTTCTGCGCCAGTCGCTCGCGGAGTCCGGTTTCAACGCGGTCACCCTCGTTCCCAGCGCGGTCGCCGCGCTCTACGCGCACCTCCCGGAGCCCGGCGCGGGCGACCGAACGGCTGCGGTGTGCGAGTTCGGCCCGGACGGCGTCACCGTCACTTTGGCGACCGCTTCGGGAGCCAGCGGATGGATCGCCCGGACCAGCACCGAAGGCGTCGCCCCGAGTGCCGCGGTCACGACCGCGTTCGGTCTCGCGCAGGCGGCGAATGTCACCCCAGAGTCGCTGGCCGGCATCGTGTTCTGCGGCGAACCAAGCCAGGGCGTCCGCCCCGGACGTTTGCCCTGCCCGTTTTTCGCGGGCCCCCAACCTGCGGATACGGCCGCCATCGGTGCCGGGATCCTCGCCAGCCAACGGACGAGGCCTCTCGCGCGACGGGAGGCCCCTGCTCCCGAAACCACCTTGCTGCCGCGAGTCGACCGGGAACCCGAACTCCCCGAGAGACCCGAGCGGCCGCCGGTGGAAATCACTCCGTTCACGCTGCCGGAGCCCGAGGGCGCTGCCAAACTGATGCGTCGCTGGCGACCACTCGCCGCCGCGGCGGCCGTGCTGGCGGTCAGCTCCTCGATCCTGATCGCGGTCCTCACGTCACACGAAGCGACCGCGGACAAGGAACCCGCTTCTCCCCGTCCCCCTGTCCTGAGTTCGTGCGCCCACCCAGCCACAGCTCCCTCCGGTGAAGGTCACTGTTGA
- a CDS encoding amino acid ABC transporter ATP-binding protein: protein MSEPLLKAVGVCKNYGHTEVLKGIDLEVRKGQVVCLLGPSGAGKSTFLRCLNRLETIDGGQVWVDGEPIGFKLRGGKLYELREKDVARQRRDIGMVFQRFNLFGHRTALENVVEGPVRVLGVDPAQARKEALDLLDRVGLADRAGAYPGQLSGGQQQRVAIARSLAMKPKLMLFDEPTSALDPELVGEVLAVMGTLAREGMTMVVVTHEMAFAAEAADEVVFLADGAVVETGPPDRVLKAPEHERTRQFLARVLS, encoded by the coding sequence GTGTCTGAGCCGCTGCTGAAAGCTGTCGGGGTTTGCAAGAACTACGGGCACACCGAGGTGCTCAAAGGCATCGATCTGGAAGTCCGCAAAGGACAAGTCGTGTGCTTGCTCGGGCCGTCTGGAGCGGGGAAGAGCACGTTTCTGCGCTGCCTCAACCGTCTCGAGACGATCGACGGCGGCCAGGTTTGGGTGGACGGCGAGCCGATCGGGTTCAAACTCCGTGGCGGCAAGCTGTACGAGCTGCGGGAGAAGGACGTCGCACGGCAGCGCCGGGACATCGGCATGGTTTTCCAGCGGTTCAACCTGTTCGGGCACCGGACGGCGCTGGAGAACGTCGTCGAGGGACCGGTGCGGGTGCTCGGCGTCGATCCGGCACAGGCCCGGAAAGAGGCGCTGGACCTGCTCGACCGGGTCGGGCTCGCGGACCGAGCGGGCGCTTACCCAGGGCAACTGTCCGGCGGGCAGCAGCAGCGCGTCGCGATCGCGCGGTCGCTGGCGATGAAGCCGAAGCTCATGTTGTTCGACGAGCCGACGTCCGCGCTGGACCCGGAGTTGGTAGGGGAGGTGCTCGCGGTGATGGGTACGTTGGCTCGGGAGGGAATGACGATGGTGGTCGTGACGCACGAGATGGCCTTCGCCGCGGAGGCCGCCGACGAGGTGGTGTTCCTCGCCGACGGCGCGGTGGTCGAAACCGGGCCGCCGGATCGCGTGCTGAAGGCGCCGGAACACGAGCGGACACGGCAGTTCCTCGCGCGGGTCCTCTCGTGA
- a CDS encoding dynamin family protein yields the protein MTAPAWLEVLAETSDACRTHGREDLAQRLRRRQDRPPGGTRVAVLGFPKQGKGYLVNAVLNAPVCPVGDAATPAVPIEVAYAAEPGATLVGRADERIPVEIEKLTGEVGARPAGSLRRVEVGVPRDLLSAGLVLIDTPAIGDPRSPRTAAALDVLADADAVILVSDAAAPLDQAELALAHHVRTWCPHVVVALTKIDVSAGWRTVAEQNRTALSSAGIDSPVLPVSATVRFAAAKGGDQDLNARSGFPELLSWIATQVSRPAESTAALLAAVSVRAAAAELVETLRARAEAAGQEAGVDQTTLLQRSQRRADELRRRNSRWQNLLSDEIADLQSDAEYDLRERTRKIVETIDETFDRGDPVKVWDEFGPWLDSTLAEAVETTYTFAAERAEWIAQAVAVSFGAQYDLPELALIDSGVDQIAEVRQPRIERFKIGQKAFTGLRGSYGGVLMFGLVTGLAGLPLINPVSIGAGVAFAAKTISDEGGMRLQRRQAVAKMTAQRHVDDVFLRFSKECRDAIRHVQRRLRDHFTELADGLADELTREREMIIAGSAERERRSASLRREIDRLAGLHKRAGELGMLANRTPKELPA from the coding sequence GTGACGGCTCCAGCTTGGCTCGAAGTGCTCGCCGAGACCTCGGACGCCTGCCGGACGCATGGCCGCGAAGATCTTGCCCAGCGCCTTCGCCGACGTCAGGACCGGCCGCCGGGAGGCACGCGCGTCGCGGTGCTCGGCTTCCCCAAACAAGGCAAGGGCTACCTGGTCAACGCGGTGCTCAACGCGCCGGTCTGCCCGGTCGGCGACGCGGCGACACCCGCAGTGCCGATCGAAGTCGCGTACGCGGCCGAACCCGGCGCGACGCTCGTCGGACGCGCCGACGAACGCATCCCGGTCGAGATCGAGAAACTGACCGGCGAGGTCGGCGCCCGGCCGGCCGGGTCGCTGCGGCGGGTCGAGGTCGGAGTCCCGCGTGATCTGCTGTCCGCGGGCCTGGTGCTCATCGACACCCCGGCGATCGGCGACCCGAGGTCGCCTCGCACAGCTGCCGCTCTCGACGTTCTCGCGGACGCCGACGCGGTCATTCTTGTTTCCGACGCCGCCGCTCCGCTGGATCAGGCCGAGCTGGCGTTGGCGCATCACGTCCGGACGTGGTGTCCGCACGTGGTCGTCGCGCTGACCAAGATCGATGTCAGCGCCGGATGGCGCACGGTCGCCGAACAGAACCGGACCGCGTTGTCGTCGGCAGGGATCGACTCGCCGGTACTGCCGGTGTCCGCGACGGTTCGTTTCGCTGCGGCGAAGGGCGGCGATCAAGACCTCAACGCGCGGTCCGGATTCCCGGAGTTGCTTTCCTGGATCGCGACACAGGTGTCGCGGCCGGCGGAGAGCACGGCCGCCTTGCTTGCCGCAGTGAGCGTGCGTGCGGCGGCAGCAGAGCTGGTCGAGACATTGCGCGCGCGGGCCGAAGCAGCGGGGCAGGAAGCAGGTGTCGACCAGACGACGTTGCTGCAACGCTCCCAACGTCGCGCCGACGAGCTGCGTCGGCGCAACAGCCGCTGGCAGAACCTGCTGTCGGACGAAATCGCCGACCTGCAGTCCGACGCTGAGTACGACCTGCGTGAACGCACCCGGAAGATCGTCGAGACGATCGACGAGACTTTCGACCGCGGGGACCCGGTGAAGGTGTGGGACGAGTTCGGGCCGTGGCTGGACAGCACGCTGGCGGAAGCGGTCGAGACGACCTACACGTTCGCGGCCGAACGCGCGGAGTGGATCGCGCAGGCGGTGGCGGTGAGCTTCGGCGCGCAGTACGACCTGCCGGAACTGGCCTTGATCGACTCCGGGGTGGACCAGATCGCCGAGGTTCGGCAGCCGCGGATCGAGCGGTTCAAGATCGGGCAGAAGGCGTTCACTGGGTTGCGCGGTTCGTACGGTGGCGTACTGATGTTCGGCCTGGTGACCGGGTTGGCGGGATTGCCGCTGATCAACCCGGTGTCGATCGGCGCGGGCGTCGCGTTCGCGGCGAAGACGATCAGCGACGAGGGCGGCATGCGGCTGCAACGTCGGCAGGCAGTAGCGAAGATGACCGCGCAACGGCATGTTGACGACGTGTTCCTGCGGTTCAGCAAGGAGTGCCGCGACGCGATCCGCCATGTGCAGCGCCGGTTGCGGGACCACTTCACTGAGCTTGCGGACGGTCTTGCCGACGAGCTGACGCGGGAACGCGAGATGATCATCGCCGGGTCGGCCGAGCGGGAGCGGCGCAGCGCGTCGCTGCGGCGGGAGATCGACCGGCTCGCCGGGTTGCACAAGCGGGCCGGGGAGTTGGGGATGCTGGCGAATCGGACACCTAAGGAGTTGCCTGCGTGA
- a CDS encoding aminotransferase class V-fold PLP-dependent enzyme → MTRIPPRYLLQFDEPAGYLDFARFGPPSHTVLDTTARLLEATTKAGPSTVDELMRQEIRAKAAAARLCGSDTDHTVLLPHTSLGLFQAAFNSHGEVLVSAAEFPANTYPWARAEQAGRVRMRRLEGGYVTADRLAEALTPETTVVSVSAVDFRTGYRADLAALREVVGDRLLVVDGIQGFGVVDAPWEVADVLVVGGQKWLRAGWGTGFAVLSDRALERMDPILSGWTGARDPGLFDNEIHPADPTAASWSISNLSPVTSGAFAAALELVEETGVAAIAGRIDERVGELEEVLRSFGAEIVSATERRAGILAFSLPDKPAEQVGAALTAAGIAATVRPEHVRLSPHASTPVAAADLVREALETLIRPRRVVPVASASGTATHELLTALIPAVDGLAAMLGPGNEVLLHDLSRLPDSIVAIAGRLTGRSVGGPMTDLLLGLVRRGTTQDLTNYRTHSPDGREIRSSTLFLRDAEGTAIGCLCVNSELPAAAQTSEERREETFLPDVDSLQRFLVGRAIGKSGIPVELMKKRHKSAVVRELDEAGYFLIKDAVDHLAGQLEVTRYTIYNYLNEIRAG, encoded by the coding sequence GTGACCCGGATCCCGCCCCGGTACCTGCTCCAGTTCGACGAGCCCGCCGGCTACCTGGACTTCGCGCGGTTCGGGCCGCCCTCGCACACTGTCTTAGACACCACCGCGCGGCTGCTGGAGGCTACGACCAAGGCCGGGCCGTCCACTGTGGACGAGCTGATGCGGCAGGAGATCCGGGCGAAAGCAGCGGCCGCGCGGCTCTGCGGCAGCGACACCGACCACACCGTGCTGCTGCCGCACACCAGCCTCGGCCTGTTCCAGGCTGCGTTCAACAGCCACGGCGAAGTGCTCGTTTCGGCCGCGGAGTTCCCGGCCAACACCTACCCGTGGGCGCGCGCCGAGCAGGCCGGAAGGGTGCGGATGCGGCGGCTGGAAGGCGGTTACGTCACCGCCGATCGCCTCGCGGAAGCACTCACGCCGGAAACCACCGTCGTTTCCGTGAGTGCTGTCGACTTCCGCACCGGCTATCGGGCTGACCTCGCCGCATTGCGCGAGGTGGTCGGCGATCGGCTGCTGGTGGTCGACGGGATCCAGGGCTTCGGGGTCGTCGACGCGCCGTGGGAAGTCGCCGACGTGCTCGTGGTCGGCGGGCAGAAGTGGCTGCGGGCGGGCTGGGGCACCGGGTTCGCGGTGCTCTCCGACCGGGCGCTGGAGCGGATGGACCCGATCCTGTCCGGCTGGACCGGCGCGCGCGACCCCGGGCTGTTCGACAACGAGATCCACCCGGCCGACCCGACCGCTGCGAGCTGGTCGATCTCGAACCTCAGCCCGGTCACGTCCGGCGCGTTCGCGGCGGCGCTCGAACTGGTCGAGGAAACCGGAGTCGCGGCGATCGCCGGCCGGATCGACGAACGCGTCGGCGAGTTGGAGGAAGTGCTGCGTTCGTTCGGCGCGGAGATCGTGTCGGCGACTGAGCGGCGGGCCGGGATTCTCGCGTTCTCGTTGCCGGATAAGCCAGCTGAGCAGGTCGGAGCGGCGTTGACGGCGGCGGGGATCGCGGCGACGGTCCGTCCGGAACATGTCCGATTGTCGCCGCACGCGTCGACCCCGGTGGCGGCTGCCGATCTCGTGCGGGAGGCGTTGGAAACATTGATCCGGCCTCGCCGGGTCGTGCCGGTCGCGTCGGCTTCGGGCACGGCGACGCATGAGCTGCTCACCGCGTTGATTCCGGCGGTGGACGGGCTGGCGGCGATGCTCGGGCCAGGCAACGAGGTGTTGCTGCACGACCTGTCGCGGCTGCCGGATTCGATCGTCGCGATCGCGGGCAGGCTCACCGGCCGCTCAGTCGGCGGGCCGATGACGGATCTGCTGCTCGGGCTCGTCCGTCGCGGCACGACGCAGGACCTGACGAATTACCGCACGCACAGTCCGGACGGCCGTGAGATCCGGTCGTCCACGTTGTTCCTGCGGGACGCCGAGGGTACGGCGATCGGTTGTCTGTGCGTGAACAGCGAACTTCCGGCGGCGGCGCAGACGTCGGAGGAACGCAGGGAGGAGACGTTCCTGCCGGACGTCGACAGCCTCCAGCGGTTTCTCGTCGGGCGGGCGATCGGGAAGTCCGGAATTCCGGTGGAGCTGATGAAGAAGCGGCACAAGTCGGCGGTGGTCCGGGAGCTGGACGAGGCCGGGTACTTCTTGATCAAGGACGCGGTGGACCATCTGGCCGGGCAGCTCGAGGTGACCCGGTACACGATTTACAACTATCTCAACGAGATTCGGGCCGGATAG
- a CDS encoding ABC transporter substrate-binding protein, translating into MSSLRPRAWQAVLLGGLLAFATACGGGPDGAGGGQPQKQSAVPDNTALFGAIKADPQLAGALPPAVVQAKTLRLASNIQSAPNNFYAADGKTPIGYEVDLAKAVGAKLGVTVAYQDLAFGSLITSLQSGRVDLTMAAMNDTKERQKQIDFVDYFSSGITIMIRKGNPDGITGPDTLCGKNVAVVQGTSHQKFAAAQSAKCTQAGKQAITVTATDSDNQNQNQLRTGRVAAILNDLPSAVYISRTAGDGKFFEVVPGQPIEGGPYGMGFAKSNTKLRDAVKQALQSLVADGTYGKILQSWGVEQGAVKEAAVNGGS; encoded by the coding sequence ATGTCGTCGCTTCGTCCCCGTGCTTGGCAGGCCGTTCTGCTGGGCGGCTTGCTCGCGTTCGCTACTGCCTGTGGAGGAGGTCCTGACGGGGCTGGTGGCGGGCAACCACAAAAGCAGAGCGCTGTTCCGGACAACACCGCGTTGTTCGGTGCGATCAAGGCTGACCCGCAGCTCGCAGGGGCATTGCCGCCGGCGGTGGTGCAGGCCAAGACGTTGCGGCTGGCGTCCAATATCCAGTCGGCGCCGAACAACTTCTACGCCGCGGACGGCAAGACGCCGATCGGCTACGAGGTCGATCTGGCCAAGGCGGTCGGGGCGAAGCTCGGGGTGACCGTCGCGTATCAGGATCTCGCGTTCGGTTCGCTGATCACGAGTCTGCAGTCCGGCCGCGTCGATCTGACCATGGCGGCGATGAACGACACCAAGGAACGTCAGAAGCAGATCGACTTCGTGGACTACTTCTCGTCCGGCATCACGATCATGATCCGCAAGGGCAACCCGGACGGCATCACCGGGCCGGACACGTTGTGCGGCAAGAACGTGGCAGTCGTACAGGGCACCAGCCACCAGAAGTTCGCCGCCGCGCAGAGTGCGAAGTGCACGCAGGCGGGCAAGCAAGCCATCACGGTGACCGCGACCGACAGCGACAACCAGAACCAGAATCAGCTGCGCACCGGTCGCGTCGCGGCGATTCTCAACGACCTGCCGAGCGCGGTTTACATTTCGCGCACCGCCGGTGACGGCAAGTTCTTCGAGGTCGTACCCGGCCAGCCGATCGAGGGCGGGCCGTACGGGATGGGGTTCGCGAAGAGCAACACCAAGCTGCGCGACGCCGTCAAGCAGGCGTTGCAGTCGCTCGTCGCCGACGGGACGTACGGCAAGATCCTGCAGTCCTGGGGCGTCGAGCAGGGCGCGGTCAAGGAGGCGGCCGTCAATGGCGGAAGCTGA
- a CDS encoding amino acid ABC transporter permease: protein MAEAEPLPIVRLRHWGRWVSAAVIVALLVLLGFALAQAQIEWGSVPDFVFYRVMALGLLNTVVLALIAQAIAIVLGILIALLRLSANPVAKWFAAAYIWLFRGLPVLLQILIWYNLALIFPTVSIPLPFGGYLVHEPTNVLISAFTAALLGLALNESAYMAEIVRAGLTSVDSGQTEAAKSIGMTPGATLRRVVLPQAMRVIIPPTGNDFINMLKGTSMASVIGVTELIHAANNISSNNLLVMETLIAAAIWYMVVVTVAGIGQHYLERSFGAADRSPVARAGKALKGMPLVRGARV, encoded by the coding sequence ATGGCGGAAGCTGAACCGCTGCCGATCGTCCGGCTGCGGCATTGGGGTCGCTGGGTCAGTGCGGCGGTGATTGTCGCGCTGCTGGTGCTGCTGGGTTTCGCGCTCGCACAGGCGCAGATCGAGTGGGGTTCGGTACCCGACTTCGTCTTCTACCGCGTGATGGCGCTCGGCCTGCTCAACACTGTCGTGCTGGCGCTGATCGCGCAGGCGATCGCGATCGTGCTCGGCATCCTGATCGCGTTGCTGCGGCTCAGCGCCAACCCGGTCGCGAAGTGGTTCGCGGCGGCCTACATCTGGCTGTTCCGCGGGCTTCCGGTGCTGTTGCAGATCCTGATTTGGTACAACCTGGCCCTGATCTTCCCGACGGTCTCGATCCCGCTGCCGTTCGGCGGTTACCTCGTCCACGAACCGACGAACGTGCTGATCAGCGCGTTCACCGCGGCGCTGCTCGGACTGGCGCTGAACGAGAGCGCGTACATGGCGGAGATCGTCCGCGCTGGGCTGACCAGCGTCGACTCCGGCCAGACCGAGGCGGCGAAATCCATCGGCATGACGCCGGGCGCGACACTGCGCCGTGTTGTGCTGCCGCAGGCCATGCGCGTGATCATCCCGCCGACCGGCAACGACTTCATCAACATGCTCAAGGGCACGTCGATGGCGTCGGTGATAGGCGTGACCGAGCTGATCCACGCGGCCAACAACATCTCGTCCAACAACCTGCTGGTGATGGAGACGCTGATCGCGGCGGCCATCTGGTACATGGTCGTCGTGACGGTGGCGGGCATCGGCCAGCACTACCTTGAACGATCGTTCGGGGCGGCTGACCGGAGTCCGGTGGCGCGGGCCGGGAAGGCGCTCAAGGGGATGCCGTTGGTGAGGGGTGCGCGTGTCTGA